The Rhododendron vialii isolate Sample 1 chromosome 3a, ASM3025357v1 nucleotide sequence GGTGAAATCACTGCAAATTTTTTCAGTGGCTTGTTCGATTCTTGAAGTGATGTAACTTTCCTCAGATGATTAAGCCATTATAACTTTCATTGACAGGAGGAAACAAACCGGTAATgttaaaaatgaagaaaaacgaATAGAGAAGATGTCAAGaattgttgagagagaggacGCTGAtctttctttttgcaattaacgTCTCACGTTCCCAATGGCTAATATCACGCCGACTGTGATAAATGAATGAAGTACACTCGgatatttgtgtgggatccatgTGTGATATGTTTTGTTGGATATTTACCTAGAAAACATACTTTGTAATTGTAATTCACcatcacacaaaaaaataaaaataaagtagTCTGCTAAGGAATATGAATATATTGTCGTCGTGTCCTTGAAATGCGAAGACAATGAATCCAACTCGCAGGCCGACACCCTCGCTCATATGAGTCATAACTGAGTCTTCATAGACCTTTGTTGTAAACTGGGAGTCAGTATAAGAACATCTATGTGTGAGCCGGCACTTGGTTCAGTGGCTATGAAGAACTACCACCCAGTTCTGGTTTTGGTTCTTGTGGGGTGGTGGTTTGAGAGCGCTTTATGGGTAAATCCTAACGCTTCCTTCCTCCTCCGAGAGCTAGCCTGCAAAAGAACCAACGTTACTGCCATGGGGCTGGAGTCAGCCGGACGGCACTCAGGTGCCAGGTGCCAGGAGCCAGGTGCCCAAATCAGTGCTTGGAGAAGAAGGGAGCAATGAACAGTAGATCTCAGATTAGGAGTTGCATACCTTTCTTAGGGTTTATCCCTTCATATATATAGACGGTTtgtacttgctctccaagttaCTCATGCACGGCATGTGCTTGATGTCACGTGTAACTGCCTTGGTCAGTGACGTCATTGTGACGTTCGGCCAACACGTGGTCGGTCCCACGTGCTCAAAACATGACAGCATAAATATCTCCTACTGACTCCCGGGTCCTCATCCAGGTCGGGCACACTGTCGGTCTGGACTGACCCCACCGAATCTGGGTCCTGGGCTCCCTTTTGGACCATATGGAGCAGGGTTGGGCCCATCTCACCTCTAGGGGTTTGGGCTTCCTGCTTTGACAGACCCAAAGTAAGGCGGATTCGGCCCAGTAGTCAAACCGAGTTTGGCCCACTACAGTTCTAGTACAGTAACCACCACAATTATCATAAGTTCTAGTAATGTCATTACGTCGTGGCCTTACCACTGGCGTATATATGATTCCACCCTACATCCTATCTATTACTAATCTAATTGACAACACGTAGGTCTTACTTATCCCCATTTCCAACAGGAATCATATCCTAGAAATCAAAATGTGGCCTTAGCAGCCTGCAGGCTTTTCCTGAGATGACTAGGAGTTGGCACCCAATTTAACTACTGGGCATGGCGATAGTCCATACTCTGTGATGTTGTCAAATGACACACAATTTTGCTTATTCAGGATGGTCCAATATTTGAGTCATTTGACCACATTCTTCATCTTTCAAATgatatatctcattttttaatgACCTACCAATCGTTGGTTCTCTACTAATTGCATGTTTCGTAATCCTAGGAACTCCTTACACACAACAGTCCTACAAAGTGAGTGaatcttttcctttcaagtGGATTAATAAAAAGTGGAAAGAAGGTTTTCATGTGACCTCCATGACTACTGCTGGGAATCGTTGGGGTGTGGTAATGTCAAGGAACTCAGGATATTCAGAACAGGTATGGAGGTCTGCCTGTCTTACTGAGTTGTAATTAATGTAACCTGTGCCAAATACTTCTTGCTTTGGATTCTGTGAATTGTTTCGTTTGAATTAAGCTGAAATGGATTCTTCTGAACTTACTATTGCTAGGTAGTGGAGCTTGACTTTTTGTACCCCAGTGAAGGAATACACAGGCGGTGGGAGAGTGGTTACAGGATAACTTCCATGGCTGCTACTGCTGATCAAGCAGCTTTCATTTTGAGTATACCAAAGCGTAAAATGATGGACGAGACTCAAGAAACTCTACGCACCTCTGCCTTCCCAAGCACCCATGTAAAGGTTAATATCTGGGCGTACTTCTAGTAGTTGGATTCTCTTTGGTTCAGAATGTTTCTGCAATGCGTGTCATTAACTATAATTGAATTAATAGGAATAGAAGATCATACCATAAGTGTGCGCTATTGTTTGCCATTATATCCTGTATCCTGCGCTCATTGCTCCCTTGAACGTTCCTTGATAGTTTATAGCAAGGGTGTGACCAATTTCTATCCCCAACAGAAAAGTAGGAAATAAAAAGGAGGAGAAAGCAACAGCAGGATAGGATTTTAGCCTGATCAAAACTAAGGCACACGTGTCTCCAGAAGTTTAGATTGTCAGTCTGCGTCTATACGAAGAGAGTTTGATATAAAcgttggaggaaacaaatgttgtCAATATTTACTCAATGGAGTCTACTTTTTATGTTACATTCTAGTCGTGCATAATTGGATTTAGTACCTTTTGCAGGAAAAATGGTCCAAAAATCTCTACATTGCATCAATATGTTGTGGTCGTACTGTTTGTTGACGGGCAAGGGAGTCTGTTTTTTCTACCCTTACTCAAAGATGGGATGTCGAATTTGGTAGCCGGGGAGTGTTTGACTTGATCCAGGTTAGCCTTGTCTTGTGATCAAAAGAAACTCCAGGTTTCTGATGTTAACTATTGTACTCTGTTGCTTGTGTAACGGgaaaacaaggagagagagagagagagagagagagagagagagagagagagagagagagagagagagagagagagagagagagagagagagagagagagagagagagtagtataTACCAAAAGGACTTGATTATATTTTGTTGGCAACCTAGCAATTGCAGCCAAAGTTGTGGTTCATAGTTGCTGTTGTACttgtgaattttatttaatgtgAAGCAAGTGCTGTGTAATTTAAATTTATGTAGCTGCTATTTTCTTGGGTAAGAATCACCGTAAACTTCAGGATGATTTTTGCCCTGGTGATGCTAAGTAGATTCATTGCATTCTAAAAATGTACGCGTTCCAAGATCTGCACAGGGAAATAGGAAGACTTTACATGGTTCTACTTGGTACTACCAGTAGCGAAGCAATTGGAATAGTTGTGGAAAAGCTACAACATTAGTAGTATTAGCTAATAAGCTGAAAGAAGCCAGAAACTTGTGAAAACGGAAAAGGCTAGACATGTTGCAATGAGTCTTTTAACTTGTTTCGTCTGGCATCTAATTTGCTTAAATTAAATGCCATTATTTATTTGCtagttttacaaaaataaagtaattgaATAAATAAGCAATGGCGTTAGCTAAATTGGTTAAAGTTTACTGTGTACGCATTTTAGCTTTAGATATcattttgagatgtttttttatATTAGACATGCTcgaattttaaattaaatggtggttttgacaaaaaacaaaacttttaatTGATGGAACAAATAGACATCCTAACATCCTTCCTATATTCAAACTTTTATCGAATTCTACGAGTGCCCTCATCGAGACGGGCGAATAGTCGAAAGACCCTCTATTTACATAGAACTTTTTTGCAAACTCAAAGGCCCTAGTGTTGGATACTAATGATGTCGATAAAGAAATCTCAACACCCaactctaaaaaaatatctctaTATCCTTTAGCGACCCTAGGATCCCCGATGACAATGAGGTTGGAAATGAATGGCCAAAATGCTTACAAAATAAAAGAGCCGTTTTGAACTAGCGCAAAACGAGTACACACTTTCGACATGATTAATGTTTTCGAGCATCAAAATAAACTCGCGAGAAGGATCAAATAGGCTGATAGGACGGTTGAGTCACTGAGGGGGTGTTCCACGTtccaaaaaaagtactttttgaaaaaaaaatgtaatttcaagcttaaaatttttgtgtttacgcaaataattttcctaccaatatggatcttgtttgatatatctcattaaaatcttttaaacggtgcaaaaaaattgaatttttttttcgttttcattatatttgagtttaaaattaccttcttttttcaaaaaatattgtttttgaaaagtggaacaccactTGAAACCGGCCTTTGAGGGCGTGCTTGGTCATGTTCCAAAAGAGGGctgtttggttattggtttcttttttcttattacTATTAGTATATACAGCATATGCGTCTAAAGTCCAACTGAAACAACTCCATAGGAGCTAGTTCAGCCTAAGTTTCTATGATATGTAGAATCcaataataaaattattttagagtCTAGAGTCCGTGAAAAGATAAAATTGTCATTAATGAGACAAGAgctttgtttggctaacacaaaaaatatcttttttcttttaaattgtcttaaatgagATAAGggtcttgtttggctaacacaaaatatgtcttcttcttttttgtatttttcgatcttgttgcacTTTCATATGATACCCCATAagattttagtcatttttataGAGTACTCTAGAGTTTTAGAGTGCACTTTCCCATTATAGGATTTTAgcagtttaggcactttcatagtgtaccctagggttttaggcactttcatatatagggtatcataagattttaggtactttcatatgGTACTTTAGGGCTTTAGGTACTTTTAACGCCGGTCAACCTTGGTCAACGCCGGTCAACCTTGGTCAACGCTTGTCAATGCCAGTCAACCTTGGGaggaatttttttgtaaattctgAATAGGATGTTCTTTAGACTTTACGGGAAAATATTTCTATCCTTATTATAGAAAAAATCCTTATAGTATGTCCTCCTACTCAATTTGCCctagtatgtatatatatatatatatatatatatatatatatatatgtatgtataaaaAGTCTAACTAATTAATACATAGTAACATTTTTAAATTAAGaaagtcaagaaaaaaaatattgcgaagaaaaaggaaaaggagcCTCCTGGAGTCATTATCAAGGACACGGGAGACGACTAGTTTCTACGACGTAATCTTTGGTTGTGCGGAAATTCATTCCGACCAGTGCATTCAAGGCTGGCACACGCGCAAAGTAAGGAAGAGTAAAAACCGTCCAGATTCAAAATCCCAACTTAACACCCCAATTTCAGGGAGACCCTTTAACTTTCGTAAACACCGCGGCACCGCCGGACCCTCATTTCTCTCGAAACGGatcttcattctctctctctctctctctcggacgAGGAGTTTTCCATATCCGTAATAATAAGCCTTGCCAGTTACCATCGCAGGTATTTGATCTATCTGATTCCGCTTGGTTATTTTTCAAGGCAATGCTTAGatttattgtttagttttcatcGGTTTCTTTCTGCTACATTCAACATTCCTACGGGTCACGATGATAGACAATACTATAGTACGCGTGTATACTGACCGTGCATATGAGCATTTCCATCATGGGGTTTTCTGTTAGTAGATAATCTGAGAATTCTGGAGTAGTACATTTTAATAATATACTTGCACCCCATAATTAGTGCCTAAAATTACACACATCACCATTCCTTATGTACAgtagaagaaaaaaactatACTCATCACATCATTTCTTATTTGATGTTCGGGTTGTGGATGAAAATTTATTGATTTTAAGGCAATACGGGTGGTATACGCCAATTTGTATTTGCTTTTCCCATATGATTGCGCTTGATCACTAACTGGTTAGATTAGGAAGTGGAGAGGAATCCTAGTCCTATTctttagtttatttttgttttagaagCTAGACTGGATGATTGTTAGTCTTTCGTAGTGTTAACTAAGACTCATCATATACTTTTGTTCCACCCTACAGAAGAAATGCTCTGCACAAGGGGTAAGCCGTTTGCTTATGTCTATTATAATGTTTTGAATGTCATGACTCACGAGGAACTCAATACGGGGATTATCATATGGAAAATGAATGAATCATCGAAATAATATTGTTAACTTGATTAAATTCCAAACCAATAAATACCATTTGAAAATTGGCTATTTTCCCCCCTTTCGGTGAAAAACAGGAAGAGTTTAACTTTATGTTGTgtaacaattgttgattttattttatttgtggaCAGAAAAGAACTGTTTCTGATGTCTACTGTGGGCAATGCAACAAATATTTTCTGGCATGAATGTCCGGTTGGTAAGCTTGAAAGACAAAAGCTACTTAATCAACAAGGATGCGTTGTATGGATAACAGGGCTCAGTGGATCAGGTTTTTCTCTATGATGCTGATTAAATtgcttattatttttctttgtgaGCTGTTAGCAGCAGCTCCCCTCACCCCCGATATATTCCAGTTACCAATTGGTTGAGTAATGTCTATATAGTTGTTCACTGCAATTCTTATTTGTTGTTGAGAATATGCACCTTCTTTACAtctcttcttgtttttcttattttgcagTTCATGACTATCTAGATTCATATTTTATGTAAAGCATCAGCTGTAATACCtcgccttgtttggctggttttGTACCCTTAACTTTGTCAAGTACCTTGCGCGGAATTGTCACTAGTCCGTATAGGTCACTCAGATCATCCTTCATGTTTTTCTTCTTGGTGTCCTAAAGAAGCATGTCAAGGaagagaatttatttttttacacggtcggtgtaaatatttgtttccttcaaatcaatttcattgcgacacgtgtcaaaacagtggtcccaagtAATAAAACATGGGGACgtggcgcaatgcaattgatttggaggaaacaaatgtttacaccggaggtgtaaagaatttattcttgTCAAGGAAATGGACCTATACACCACTCTAAATGCCAAAACTATCTACCATGCCAAGAAATCAATCAAGAGTTGGGTTGTTCTACCTTGATCACGGTTTTATTTGAGTCTTACGTTATGGTCCTTATGGAAGTCCAAGTTGCTTCTCATCCTTCTCAACATTCTCTTTTGGGTCACTTGATTGTAGACATGTAATTGAACGGCTGAGCATGTCCTCTAATAGAAGATGGCTGGTTTTGATCCATCATCTTATGAAGCttcaaaacataatttttttttctcatcacAGAGCAGTTGTCTACCTCTTGTGCTTTTTCAAAACATTCATActcttttgcacttttgagttGATCTTCAGTGAGGACCAAATCCATGTTCAACAGATGTGGCCCGTGTGAGATTTGAGTTGATAAATAGATTGCCTGATGCAGTCAGTGTAAGTAGTTCAATGGATTTGtgcttaaaaaaaaagtagttcaATGGGTCAAAATTCGAGCTTTTCTACGCATTCAGCCTTCTTAATACTGTTAATTGTGATAGGAGAATCTGGTGTGGGTCCTAAATGCAGagttcaattttgttcatcctccttaaaagagggtgaacgttaccctctctcttattggttgaaatagtgtagGTCCCACCCCCGCAATATACCTTTTGATAAGTAtgatatcactttgtggtgggatccacaccatttcaacaccaataggaaggagggtaatgttcaccctcttttaagaagggtgaacaaaattaaattcttaATGCTTATGGTCAAGTTTTCATTACTTCTCGCTACCAtgttttggttttcattttaTTACCTTTTTCATTTCACTTCCCTTTTGTGTTCCTTTGGAAAGAAGGGGAATGGATTTGGCTACCAATGATATCTATGACAGGAAACATTTGGAAGAAATAGAGAATTATTTATAAATTGCTGAATCTAAAAGCAACGTACAGTCTGATGCCAGTTTATCGGCtcattttcttctatttttctacACTCCATTTGTCTTGTGGTTGAAAATTTCTGGCACCTTCTTTTTAATGCCTCCAAAATGAGCGAGCCTatgtttgtatttttgtgaaTAGCTTTTTATTGTTTAAGTGGGCTAGACTAGAGTTGACAGTGGGATGTCCAACTCATGCGGccccttctctcttcttttctggtTCCAGTTGAAGCCAAGATACCATATGATATTTCTTGGGTGAATGCCTAGAGATTTACAGCACACTTGCTACAAACTAATGGTTATTTGCATTGATCTGCTTCTAGCCGATATGCGTTTTGAACAGGGAAATTATTTTGAAGTTGTTAAATGGTATAGAAGCTACATAGTATGCTATATGTGGCTAAACAAGATCTTACACAATTTCCTGTCCACAATGTTCAGGCAAAAGCACACTTGCATGCTCGTTAGGCAGAGAATTGCACTCCAGGGGTAAGCTTTCCTATGTTCTTGACGGAGACAACCTGAGGCATGGATTAAACAAGAATCTTGGTTTCAGTCCGGAAGATCGAACTGAAAATATACGCAGGGTCGGTGAGTATGCTTCTGCCCGATGAGCATCATGAATTATGAGTTATATTTCCAGGTTTTCCTGTTAAGCCAACATTTTATCATCTGATGTTTCATTTTCATTAGGCATAAATGCAGATGTTAACAATAAACAGAACTTCCCACATAGTTACTTCTGTCAGTTTATGAGAGAAACAACCGGCTTGCTGCAGGTGTAAGTGAACAAGAAGATGTCAATCCTAACTTGATACGGGATTAAAAATTTTGACTGTATTTAGGTTTTAAGTAAAAGTAAATAAAGTGATGAAGTCCTGGTGTTGTGTACTAGGGCTACTACTTTGAAGTTCCAACTTATTTAAAGTTGGGAGCTGGTTAACTTTTCAACTCTTATGCATCACTAATGGTATCAATAAAGCTggtgctcctctctctctcaatctctctctctctccaagaaatTTTGAGTAATCTAGACAAGAAATGCTAATCTTTACCACAAATTTTGGATTGTgcaaaaaacttttgaattttgctAGTTTGGGGCATGCATATTGTAGTTATACCCATacaattatgtgtttatgcaaattataaaacaaacaaggatAGAATGTGTTTGTTGTCAATTTATCCTACACTTGAGGCATTGTTGTATACTTAGACTAAATCTTTTGAAGTCATTTTTTCCAGCTTGTaagttcatttctttttaaatgCAGGGGAAGTTGCAAGTCTCTTTTCAGATGCTGGCTTAATCTGCATTGCCAGTTTGATATCTCCTTACAGAAAGGACCGTGATGCTTGTCGCGCAATGATGCCAGATGGAAAATTCATCGAAGCAAGTGTCTTTAACTCCCATTATTACAGTAACAGCCTGGGTTGGAATTTCCTTTTGGCTGTGGAAAGATGACTCAATTTACACGTTTCACAGGTTTTCATGAACATGCCTCTAGAAGTGTGTGAAGGAAGAGACCCAAAAGGTCTTTACAAGCTTGCACGTGCTGGAAAAATTAGAGGTGTGATATTGAAACCAGTCATTCATTCAGCTATAGGATTCTATCATTCAGTCACTGGTGTGGTATAAAATTTTAGCATAACACTTAACCCAACTTAGCAGAAAATCTGAAATCAAGAAACATGGATGTGAATGTTGGCAAAGTATTATTTCTGTTACGGGCCCGAAACGTGCAACACCCCCTCTTCCCCCACCCTGTCAAGATAAGTATCTGGATAGAACAAAAGCAGATGttaaaaaagaggagaaaatagaAAGCAGGATATGAGAAAGGTTAAAATTTTGTACCTATGAAAGCATATACATCAATCCCTTAATTCCGCCTCACTCTGTCTTTTGTTTACATCAATTTAGGCCTTTCGTGCATTTCATGTAATCCACTGCCTGCAGGTTTTACTGGAATCGATGATCCTTATGAACCACCTTTGAATTGTGAGGTAGGTTATTGTAGATTATGCACTCAAACCATGCTTTTAGGCATAAATTTTTTCATCAGGGACCAAATCCATCCCCAATACCTGGCgtgcttgttcttcttctttgttcCGCTTTGAAACTTAAGTTTCTTTTCCATATTCACAGATTGAAATACAACAGCATGATGGGGTATGCCCTACACCATGTGAGATGGCAGGGCAAGTGGCATCTTACTTGGATGAGAAAGGATTTCTGCAATCACAGTGACTTTGTATTTGCATTCAGGTTCCTTTGATCTATCTTATTTCACTAGTTTCGTGTCAGAACATCATTTTTTTAACGCAGTaggtattttaaaaaagaaagaaaaagaactctATTATCATACTAGGGGAAATTTCAGTCGATACACTAGTGATACGAGATTAATTATTGGAAATGTTTGATAAAAGTAACATGCTACTGTCTCTATTTTCTGTTTATTGTTCAGTGCAGAATAGTGCCATTTTGATTAGTGGGAACCGTGGTCACTAGTAGTACCATCCATAATATCAATGGTTCACtaccggttttttttttttttttatctggttttttgttatctttttcATCTTTAACGATTGTAATTTGGAGACGCTTGTAACAGTACCTTAAGGGGTTTATGTATAACATTTGTTACGCCAAAATTAGTTAAAAGTGTCTCCATGGCCAGTGCTTATGATTGAGGCCTTGTTCTCCTTAGCTATGGTGGCTTTTTGGGCATTTTGTCCTTAATCAAAAAATTTCCgagtttgttagttttgtatcaagcttttgtggattattgaatTATCTTGACACGAGGAATctaaaaaccaatttttttttactttttcgattattCTTATCGGGATGAATttataatctacaaaaattttgcacaaaactaacaaacgcggaaattttttgaataaggacaaaatattcaaaaagccACGATAGCTAAGGAGAACTAGGCTTGAAAAGCAGTGCTTGCTTTGGAATATTGTCTTTGTTTCTTTATCAATGTTACGATCCCAATGCAGCAATTGATTTGACAGCGAATTTCTTATGGAAATGGATAATATATGGAAATGTCGGAAACGTTCTACATAAACACGTGACCCGGTTCAAAGTCTTGTTCTGACTCGGAAGTTGGCTCAAGAATACTGCACTGATGAAATGCATTCATTCAACCAGAAACAAAGATTGGCTTGAGAGGACGAGAAAACAAATAGAACGAAACAGGCACATGATTGTTCTTCACAACCGTCATCTAattacccttctctctctctctctctctctctctctctctctctctctctctcctgcctaGCTGTTCACTTCCCCCTCTGCTTTTCGAACGCAACAAGTGGATTAAACTACTCCAGTTGGCTGGAAAATTCGAGGATTGTCCGCTAAAGAAGAACAAATGTTTTGGATACATATACTATTATCATAGACATCTTCAAATTCACAAATGAAACCTGCtcgaaagagaaaaacaatgcaCGCGTCAAACTAAAGGGAAGTTGACATTGCTGCAACATAGCATGAATGAGGTAGCTAAGTAAATAGTACTTTCACCAGAAATTCAACATACCGCATACAGATTTTCAAATGATAAAGGTGAAAAAGTTTGCCTGTCGAAACCATTCCACATCAATGTTAATTACACTGCATGAACTATATGTCAAGTATTTGGCATTATGAGCTCCCCAAGTGAACATAGGACAGAAAGATGAAGCTTCAACCCGATGAGGTCATAATCTTCAATGGTAGTTGTTGTTTGTTGTCTGTTCGTAAGGCTGTATGGTCTTGTTGTTTTGGGATACTCAAGGATATTCCTGTGTTCTTCTTAGTGAATGAAATTAAGCTGCCAAGTACCAACAAAAAATAGCATAAACAAGTTCCTTAAAACAAAAACACTAATGTAAAGTTTACGGAAACAACGAATTTGGGAGATCGCAGCTAAAAGTTAATTTCAAAGTTCCGACATATTAGTTGTCACTTATCAGATAGCAAATATTAAAACGTAGTTGAATTGAGTTAACGGGTGTGTTCTACTTACTAAAACTCAtttcaaataagtactactttcggatcaaaaaataaaaataaaaataagtactacttttttttttttgaattaaaggtgatgtattgtaagagatTAATCTGTcttgtaaaatgaaaaataagtacttaaaaaataagaatcataACTGAATAGGACTTCAATCGCtcaaaagaaaatcaaactaCTAATTTTGGTCCAGTTTTATATGCTCCAGTGTGGTCCAATTTTGGACTGTTTAGGGCCTGCTCCGGGCCTACAATAATAATTGGAGCGGTTCACAGTTTAGAGATCTTGTAAATATGCTCGTCCTTTTTAAAAATTAGCTTCCATAACAAGTCAATAGCTTATGTttgttgaagacaaaatgaaCCGTTCAAACTTTCATTGTCCATTTTAACACAGTCTATACAATTCAACTGTTGAGATATGTAGTATATGTGTCTGATTAAGccaattttttacaagaacatATATTTTTTGCGAGATCTTAGAATGAATGGTTTCGATCATATTTGAGTCAAGAGTAGGCCCACAACGACTGAAAAACTGGAATACATAGTGTATCGGGGGATGCAAAACTGGACCAGAAGTTGGTCCGGTCCACCCGAATACAAGTTGGTTAGTCACAATTTGTTCGTTAACGCACCTccccaatcccaatcccaatcccaatcggATAAATACTCCGTACATACAACCCCAATTGACTTTGACGATGCCTGAATTTATTATGGGGAAAGAACAAATAATACTCCTATGTAACCCGCGATTGAGAATTCTTTTCTTGTTTGGCCAAGGAGAGCGGGCCGGTAGGGTAGGGTAGGGTAGGCAAAGATAATAGTATTCTACTACTAGCggacgtagagagagagagagagagagagagagagagagcgagagcaAAGCATGACGGAGCCGGAGTCCGGTCGGAGTAGTAAAAATAGTACTCTTCGGGAAGCAAGAcgaggtggtggaggagtgggaaAGGCGTTGGTAGTGATGATATGCGGGAGTTTGGTGTACTACCATTGCGCCTACAGGAATTCCAGCATCGTCTCCCTAGTCTCCGATGTCTTTATCGTCCTTCTCTGCTCCCTCGCCATCCTCGGCCTCCTCTTCCGCCACATCAAAATCGAGTACTAATCtactctatttctttattttatttaacgCGTCGCTTAGGAGGATTTCCAGCATACTTTATTTGACTTCTTCATCTTCATTTCTCACcaaccaagccaagccaagcccCCTAGGGTTTTTGATGCTTGGATTGGGGATATGTTGTTTTGATgccatatatattttatatttttcttacaGGGTGCCCGTGGATCCCCTTGAATGGCAGATCTCTCAAGATACTGCCAATAACATGTTTGCATGCTTGGCTAACACTATAGGTGCTGCTGAGTCTGTTCTAAGGGTTGCAGCCACTGGGCATGATAAGAGGTTGTTTCTCAAGGTATTTATTTAGTTCACCAAATTCAGGATCATTTATGTTCCGCAAAGAGTTACTAATAGTCTTCAATTAGGAACACTCTATGACCAGCAATAATATGTTCATGTGTGTTGTACGTGGTG carries:
- the LOC131318816 gene encoding reticulon-like protein B23 isoform X2 → MTEPESGRSSKNSTLREARRGGGGVGKALVVMICGSLVYYHCAYRNSSIVSLVSDVFIVLLCSLAILGLLFRHIKIEVPVDPLEWQISQDTANNMFACLANTIGAAESVLRVAATGHDKRLFLKVVASLYFLSAVGRVVSGVTVAYTGLCLFCLYVLAENSELNSSCMPRFLKRRDPTVLVQDNNM
- the LOC131318816 gene encoding reticulon-like protein B23 isoform X1, which produces MTEPESGRSSKNSTLREARRGGGGVGKALVVMICGSLVYYHCAYRNSSIVSLVSDVFIVLLCSLAILGLLFRHIKIEVPVDPLEWQISQDTANNMFACLANTIGAAESVLRVAATGHDKRLFLKVVASLYFLSAVGRVVSGVTVAYTAGLCLFCLYVLAENSELNSSCMPRFLKRRDPTVLVQDNNM
- the LOC131318814 gene encoding adenylyl-sulfate kinase 3; this encodes MSTVGNATNIFWHECPVGKLERQKLLNQQGCVVWITGLSGSGKSTLACSLGRELHSRGKLSYVLDGDNLRHGLNKNLGFSPEDRTENIRRVGEVASLFSDAGLICIASLISPYRKDRDACRAMMPDGKFIEVFMNMPLEVCEGRDPKGLYKLARAGKIRGFTGIDDPYEPPLNCEIEIQQHDGVCPTPCEMAGQVASYLDEKGFLQSQ